Proteins from one Gimesia maris genomic window:
- a CDS encoding anti-sigma factor family protein codes for MKKELNNQELEKLVAYLDGEVTEQEAIEVEQSLSTDEATRTHVDGLERTWELLDKLPIAKASQEFTDKTLSTIKTVQLEALAEAEQNRSGFLSNKSKQQLRRAAIAAAWTAGLACSVMVGYLLTNQWVPDEADPLLEEFSFIENLDTYSEVQSLEFLEELKKSGTFDEIAQQQKR; via the coding sequence ATGAAAAAAGAATTGAATAATCAGGAACTCGAAAAGCTGGTCGCTTATCTCGATGGTGAAGTGACCGAGCAGGAAGCGATCGAAGTCGAACAGTCGCTGTCGACAGACGAAGCAACACGCACACACGTTGACGGGCTGGAGCGGACCTGGGAACTTCTGGATAAACTGCCGATCGCAAAAGCCTCTCAGGAATTCACCGACAAAACGCTTTCCACGATCAAGACCGTGCAACTGGAAGCGCTGGCGGAAGCAGAACAGAATCGCTCTGGATTCCTGAGCAACAAATCAAAGCAGCAGTTGCGTCGAGCCGCGATCGCTGCAGCCTGGACAGCAGGACTGGCCTGCTCCGTGATGGTCGGTTACCTGCTCACCAACCAATGGGTTCCCGATGAAGCCGACCCGCTGCTGGAAGAGTTTTCGTTTATCGAAAATCTGGATACTTATTCAGAAGTACAAAGTCTGGAGTTTCTGGAAGAATTAAAAAAGTCAGGAACGTTCGATGAAATCGCACAACAGCAAAAACGCTGA
- a CDS encoding RNA polymerase sigma factor codes for MVTTEIVNSPYLRDPDVQLMLRARDGDEGAFTELVANYQDRIVGIFCHLLGNQEAAEDLAQEVFLRIYRSRAKYEPKAKFSTWLFRIANNLASNSRRNKGRRKEVTLSPQDSGPLGIRPEEQLLVEKSGMMPTRQAGLKETQAVVRQALETLNERQQMAVLLHKFEGMSYADIGAAMKLSEAAVKSLLSRARENLRVQLEKHING; via the coding sequence GTGGTTACAACGGAAATCGTGAACTCACCCTACTTACGCGACCCTGACGTGCAGTTGATGTTGCGCGCCCGGGATGGGGATGAAGGTGCGTTCACCGAGTTGGTAGCCAACTACCAGGACCGGATTGTTGGTATTTTCTGTCATCTGCTGGGAAATCAGGAAGCAGCGGAAGACCTGGCCCAGGAAGTATTTTTGCGGATTTATCGGTCCCGCGCCAAGTATGAACCCAAGGCGAAGTTTTCCACATGGCTGTTTCGGATTGCCAATAATCTGGCCAGCAACTCGCGACGGAATAAAGGCCGACGCAAAGAAGTGACCCTCAGTCCTCAGGATTCCGGGCCCCTGGGAATCCGTCCCGAAGAGCAGTTACTGGTGGAAAAATCGGGAATGATGCCGACGCGTCAGGCAGGATTAAAAGAGACGCAGGCTGTAGTGCGTCAGGCTTTAGAGACCCTCAACGAACGGCAGCAGATGGCGGTTCTGTTACATAAATTTGAAGGCATGAGTTACGCCGACATCGGCGCTGCGATGAAGCTCTCGGAGGCGGCAGTCAAATCATTGTTATCGCGGGCGCGCGAAAATCTGCGTGTTCAACTGGAAAAACATATTAATGGGTAA
- the eboE gene encoding metabolite traffic protein EboE, whose product MTLNTLPLSYCTNVHPGLTVAEILRKLDEFTLPIQQQLGAPLAAGLWLAEPVIEEILSTADGIERFAEEIQKRDLTCYTLNAFPYGNFHSERVKENVYLPDWSQPERLEYTQGCARVLAALLPEGVEGSISTVPLGFKKFEHAPDFSKVCIEQLIELATFLKQLKEETGRTIRLAIEPEPFCVIEFTHELIVFFERLYERAAEKQVLGTVREYLGACYDVCHQAVEFEDIPGSIRQITHAEIRINKIHISNAIELDRPGENEAGRELLAQYAEPRYLHQTIGSLQNGDLYRIVDLSRDFLLDPDPRLKETEKLRVHFHVPVDAQSLGPLGTTYRELRQALATVKELDYAPHLEVETYTWEVLPGDQKPTLVEGLTRELQAAHTLLNTL is encoded by the coding sequence ATGACTTTAAACACACTGCCTTTGAGTTATTGCACCAACGTGCATCCCGGGTTAACGGTCGCAGAAATCCTGCGCAAACTCGACGAATTCACGCTGCCGATTCAACAGCAGTTAGGTGCCCCCCTGGCCGCCGGTTTGTGGCTGGCGGAACCAGTGATCGAAGAAATTCTCTCAACCGCTGACGGAATCGAACGCTTCGCCGAGGAAATTCAAAAACGCGACCTGACCTGCTATACGCTGAATGCTTTTCCTTATGGAAACTTTCACAGCGAGCGCGTCAAAGAAAATGTCTATCTCCCCGACTGGTCTCAGCCGGAACGACTGGAATACACCCAAGGCTGCGCCCGCGTCCTGGCTGCCTTACTGCCGGAAGGCGTGGAAGGCAGCATCTCGACGGTGCCCCTCGGGTTTAAAAAATTTGAACACGCGCCCGATTTCAGCAAAGTCTGTATTGAACAACTGATCGAACTGGCGACCTTTCTCAAACAGCTGAAAGAAGAAACCGGCCGCACCATCCGCCTGGCGATCGAGCCCGAACCGTTCTGCGTCATCGAATTTACACACGAACTGATTGTCTTCTTCGAGCGACTCTACGAACGTGCCGCCGAAAAGCAGGTGCTGGGAACCGTGCGGGAATACCTGGGGGCCTGCTACGATGTCTGTCATCAGGCGGTGGAATTTGAAGACATCCCCGGTTCGATCAGACAGATCACGCATGCGGAAATCCGCATCAATAAAATTCATATTTCCAACGCCATCGAACTCGATCGCCCCGGCGAGAATGAAGCCGGTCGGGAATTACTGGCACAGTATGCCGAACCCCGCTATCTGCATCAGACAATCGGCAGCCTGCAGAATGGCGACCTGTATCGCATCGTCGATCTCAGTCGCGACTTTCTGCTCGATCCGGACCCCCGTCTGAAAGAAACCGAAAAGCTGCGGGTCCACTTTCACGTTCCCGTCGATGCGCAATCACTGGGTCCGCTGGGAACAACATACCGCGAGTTGCGTCAGGCGCTGGCCACGGTCAAAGAACTGGATTATGCACCGCATCTGGAAGTCGAAACCTATACCTGGGAAGTCCTGCCCGGAGATCAGAAGCCCACGCTGGTCGAAGGATTAACGCGCGAACTGCAGGCCGCCCACACTCTTTTGAATACACTTTAA
- a CDS encoding XdhC family protein: MRELLLELEKAVQQQRPVCYTCLVETRGSTPQKPGAAMLIYSDGSQAGTLGGGCVEAEVKHRALRLIDAESPEIMTFQLDNDYGWDDGLICGGRMKVLVDPVRSEQDLPYYRSMLQLLETDQGCTEAIIIPPESAAAESQPDRFLIDAESNIIAFRGSQQPPAQLFDGLKPIKNRPRPYVSQGIAYLTFHQTCQLVIVGCGHIGQKVAELASDVDFDIIAVDDREEYCNADRFPTAKQLIVGSFDTALTRLSVTPDTFIIIVTRGHNHDEEALGHLAVTDARYIGMIGSKRKVKLIFEDLLRLGTPREALAKVHAPLGFDIGSQTVPEIAMSIVAELIAYRNLDALPEGYQRPSLMDDIKTPHPAG; encoded by the coding sequence ATGCGTGAACTATTACTCGAACTGGAAAAAGCAGTCCAGCAGCAGCGCCCTGTCTGTTATACCTGCCTGGTCGAAACCCGCGGCTCAACTCCCCAGAAACCAGGCGCCGCCATGCTCATCTACAGCGATGGTTCGCAGGCTGGCACACTCGGAGGCGGCTGTGTGGAAGCGGAAGTCAAACACCGTGCGTTAAGACTGATTGACGCGGAATCCCCGGAGATCATGACGTTTCAGCTCGATAACGACTACGGCTGGGATGACGGACTGATCTGTGGCGGCCGCATGAAGGTGCTCGTTGATCCCGTCAGATCCGAACAGGACCTGCCCTATTATCGCAGCATGTTACAACTGCTGGAAACGGACCAGGGTTGCACGGAAGCGATTATCATTCCCCCCGAATCTGCAGCAGCGGAGAGTCAACCCGATCGATTTCTGATTGACGCTGAATCAAATATCATCGCATTCCGCGGCTCGCAACAGCCCCCGGCACAGCTGTTTGACGGATTAAAACCCATAAAAAACCGACCACGGCCTTACGTCAGCCAGGGCATTGCCTATCTGACTTTTCATCAGACCTGCCAGCTTGTGATTGTCGGCTGTGGTCACATCGGTCAGAAGGTCGCCGAACTGGCCAGCGATGTCGATTTCGATATTATCGCCGTCGATGATCGCGAAGAATACTGCAACGCCGATCGCTTCCCGACGGCAAAGCAGCTGATTGTCGGCTCGTTTGACACGGCCCTCACCAGACTGTCTGTCACTCCGGACACATTTATCATCATCGTTACCCGCGGGCACAATCACGACGAAGAGGCCCTGGGGCACCTCGCCGTCACAGACGCACGCTACATCGGCATGATTGGCAGTAAGCGCAAAGTGAAGCTGATTTTTGAAGACCTGCTGCGACTGGGAACGCCGCGGGAAGCACTCGCGAAGGTGCACGCGCCACTCGGCTTTGATATCGGTTCACAGACGGTACCTGAGATCGCAATGAGTATCGTTGCCGAGCTGATTGCCTACCGTAACCTGGATGCCCTGCCGGAAGGCTACCAGAGACCAAGCCTGATGGACGACATTAAAACGCCGCATCCCGCCGGTTAA
- a CDS encoding co-chaperone GroES, with product MSDWVEPLGMRILIRKDESRQTTKGGIVLPDKAEIPNITGRVVEISVQIARDDDFPVKKYDKVLFNPSDAIPVDFEPDNVLFVVPIEDVVAVFRRGDAKTNEVRSAEDREYEDPEDWEE from the coding sequence GTGTCAGACTGGGTTGAACCTCTGGGAATGCGAATTCTCATTCGTAAAGACGAAAGTCGCCAGACGACCAAGGGGGGGATTGTCCTTCCCGATAAGGCCGAGATTCCAAACATTACCGGACGCGTGGTGGAAATCAGCGTGCAGATTGCCCGGGATGATGATTTTCCGGTCAAGAAATACGACAAAGTGCTGTTCAACCCCAGCGATGCCATCCCCGTGGATTTTGAGCCCGACAATGTGCTGTTCGTGGTCCCGATTGAAGATGTGGTCGCCGTGTTCCGTCGCGGGGATGCCAAGACCAACGAAGTCCGCTCTGCCGAGGACCGGGAATACGAAGATCCCGAAGACTGGGAAGAGTAA
- a CDS encoding ferritin-like domain-containing protein, producing MDKQTMIANLNEDLASELAAIIQYTTYAAKATGPYRPQLTQFFLAEVPDELGHAQFLANKIVALGGEPVTVAGKVTAAHTNHEMLEAILVAEKEATAGYTQRAKEAEELGDKGLAVQLEDMVRDESGHAEEVERILRDWPL from the coding sequence ATGGACAAGCAGACAATGATCGCAAACCTCAATGAGGACCTGGCGAGTGAACTCGCTGCCATCATTCAATATACCACGTACGCTGCCAAAGCGACCGGCCCCTATCGACCGCAGCTGACGCAGTTCTTTCTGGCGGAAGTCCCCGATGAACTGGGACATGCTCAATTTCTGGCGAATAAAATCGTCGCCCTCGGCGGAGAACCTGTCACGGTTGCCGGTAAAGTGACCGCAGCACACACCAATCATGAGATGCTGGAAGCAATCCTGGTAGCCGAAAAAGAAGCGACCGCCGGGTATACCCAACGCGCCAAAGAAGCCGAAGAACTTGGCGACAAAGGTTTGGCCGTTCAACTGGAAGATATGGTCCGCGATGAAAGCGGGCACGCCGAAGAAGTCGAACGCATCCTCCGGGACTGGCCACTATAA
- a CDS encoding cofactor-independent phosphoglycerate mutase, producing MKYVLVIPDGCADEPQDALGGKTPLQSANVPHMDAVVAEGILGRTDTVPASMPSGSDVGTMSLFGYDPLVYHTGRAPLEAAAQGIELGPHDWAIRCNFVTIADGNMASFTASQLPNDVGAELVALLQEATAEEPQWEFHQGVSYRNLLIYRAKDADDRPFDTGTSTTPPHDLTDQPIEHDLPSGRGSELLLDLMERSKKLFTKSAENQKRTDGQPPATQIWLWGQGSRPALKPFLEQFNKTGAVITAVDLLRGLGRLLGWDVIEVEGATGYIDTDYAAKGRAAIETLKNTDFVVVHVEATDEASHEGEVEEKVKALENIDEHIVGPVHGYLKSQGDYRILVCPDHPTFLRTKTHSHGYVPFAICGKNVRPDQAGSYDEITAGASNLLLPKGHQLMPFFFGTSS from the coding sequence ATGAAATATGTGCTCGTGATTCCCGATGGTTGTGCGGACGAACCGCAGGATGCACTGGGGGGTAAAACTCCTCTGCAGTCAGCCAATGTCCCCCACATGGATGCCGTGGTCGCAGAAGGAATTCTGGGACGTACAGATACGGTTCCCGCTTCCATGCCTTCCGGCAGTGATGTGGGGACGATGAGTCTGTTTGGATACGACCCGCTGGTGTATCACACGGGTCGCGCACCGCTGGAAGCGGCGGCACAGGGGATTGAACTGGGACCCCATGACTGGGCGATCCGTTGTAATTTCGTAACGATTGCTGATGGGAACATGGCCAGCTTTACCGCATCACAGCTCCCCAATGATGTCGGTGCAGAGCTGGTGGCCCTCCTGCAGGAAGCGACGGCGGAGGAACCCCAGTGGGAATTTCACCAGGGGGTCAGCTATCGGAACCTGCTCATTTACCGCGCGAAAGATGCCGATGATCGGCCATTCGATACAGGCACTTCGACAACGCCTCCCCATGATTTAACCGACCAGCCGATCGAACACGATCTGCCGTCCGGCAGAGGCAGTGAACTGCTGCTGGATCTGATGGAGCGGAGTAAAAAACTGTTTACGAAATCGGCAGAGAACCAGAAGCGAACTGACGGTCAGCCGCCGGCAACTCAGATCTGGCTCTGGGGTCAGGGAAGTCGACCGGCGTTGAAACCGTTTCTGGAGCAGTTTAACAAAACGGGGGCTGTGATCACCGCCGTCGATCTGCTGCGGGGGCTGGGACGCCTGCTGGGCTGGGATGTGATTGAAGTCGAAGGAGCTACCGGGTATATCGATACCGATTATGCTGCCAAAGGACGGGCTGCGATTGAGACATTGAAGAATACGGATTTTGTCGTCGTGCATGTCGAGGCGACCGACGAAGCATCCCATGAAGGGGAAGTGGAAGAAAAGGTCAAAGCCCTGGAGAATATCGACGAGCACATCGTGGGCCCGGTACATGGCTACCTGAAATCTCAGGGTGATTACCGGATCCTGGTCTGCCCCGATCATCCCACGTTTCTACGCACCAAAACTCACAGCCATGGATATGTGCCTTTCGCCATTTGTGGCAAGAATGTCCGCCCGGACCAGGCCGGCAGTTATGATGAAATCACGGCTGGCGCCAGTAATCTGCTGCTGCCGAAAGGCCATCAACTGATGCCCTTCTTCTTTGGGACATCCAGTTAA
- a CDS encoding isocitrate/isopropylmalate dehydrogenase family protein has translation MYKVTLIPGDGVGPEIAEATRKCVDATGVKIDWDVQECGIEVIEAEGGVPDRVMDSIRANKIALKAPITTPIGKGFRSVNVFLRQELGLYACIRPCKTYKGVRTYFADSNVDLVVVRENTEDLYAGVEFQAGQEKTAELIKKINEFATGKKINTPLDETGVSIKPMSYQGTRDICNYAFKYAVDNKRQSVTSICKANIMKFTDGLWYDETRAVAKAYGAKFEWDELSEGVEADPKLAGIATDCGGSIEYNERLIDNMCMQLVQKPELYDVLVTSNLYGDILSDLCAGLVGGLGVAPGSNIGTEAAIFEATHGSAPKYKGQNKVNPVALILSGKMMLDYLGEHEAAAKLDKAVADVIEEGKDVTYDLKDDRNDPTAVGTQEMAEAICAKMR, from the coding sequence ATGTATAAAGTCACACTAATTCCGGGTGATGGAGTTGGACCGGAAATCGCCGAGGCAACCAGAAAATGTGTTGATGCCACTGGCGTGAAAATCGACTGGGATGTTCAGGAATGTGGAATCGAAGTCATTGAAGCTGAAGGTGGCGTTCCAGATCGTGTGATGGATTCGATCCGGGCCAACAAAATCGCCTTGAAAGCACCGATCACCACACCCATCGGAAAAGGCTTCCGCAGTGTGAACGTGTTCCTGCGACAGGAACTGGGCCTGTATGCCTGCATCCGCCCCTGTAAAACCTACAAAGGTGTGCGGACCTACTTTGCCGACTCCAATGTCGATCTGGTCGTGGTACGAGAAAACACAGAAGACCTGTATGCCGGCGTTGAGTTTCAGGCGGGTCAGGAAAAAACAGCGGAATTGATCAAAAAGATCAACGAATTCGCGACGGGTAAAAAGATCAATACTCCCCTTGATGAGACCGGCGTCAGTATCAAGCCAATGTCTTACCAGGGTACTCGCGATATCTGTAACTACGCTTTCAAATATGCAGTCGACAACAAACGCCAGTCTGTGACTTCGATCTGCAAAGCAAACATCATGAAGTTCACTGATGGTCTGTGGTATGATGAAACACGGGCTGTCGCGAAAGCCTACGGCGCTAAATTTGAATGGGATGAACTGTCAGAAGGCGTCGAAGCCGATCCGAAGCTGGCAGGCATTGCGACCGACTGTGGTGGCAGCATCGAGTATAATGAGCGTCTGATTGACAACATGTGCATGCAGCTGGTGCAAAAACCGGAATTGTACGACGTGCTCGTGACCTCCAACCTGTACGGTGACATTCTGAGTGACCTGTGTGCCGGCCTGGTGGGTGGCCTGGGGGTTGCCCCTGGTTCGAACATCGGAACCGAAGCCGCGATCTTCGAAGCGACCCACGGTTCTGCTCCTAAATACAAAGGGCAGAATAAAGTGAATCCGGTTGCCCTGATCCTGTCCGGTAAGATGATGCTGGATTACCTCGGCGAACACGAAGCGGCTGCGAAGCTGGACAAGGCAGTTGCTGACGTGATTGAAGAAGGTAAAGACGTGACCTACGACCTGAAAGATGATCGTAACGATCCAACCGCCGTCGGAACTCAGGAGATGGCAGAAGCCATCTGTGCGAAAATGCGATAA
- a CDS encoding DUF962 domain-containing protein: protein MIQRIFRNYLLRHQNRANQILHLIGVPLTFGGLIGFGIAGNWIYAGMAFFAGYALQFLGHAIERNDAGELILIKKLLGKPYTEFGPETQIQQNFDHSSKKSSCND from the coding sequence ATGATCCAGCGTATTTTCAGGAATTACCTGCTCCGACACCAGAACAGAGCCAACCAGATCCTGCACCTGATTGGTGTCCCGCTCACTTTTGGGGGACTGATCGGATTTGGCATCGCGGGAAACTGGATTTATGCGGGAATGGCATTTTTTGCTGGATATGCCTTACAGTTTCTGGGTCACGCCATCGAGCGGAATGATGCGGGCGAACTCATTTTGATCAAGAAACTACTTGGGAAACCCTACACGGAATTCGGACCTGAGACTCAAATTCAACAGAATTTTGACCATTCGTCAAAAAAGTCAAGTTGTAACGATTAA
- a CDS encoding TolC family protein, whose protein sequence is MNLRQKLHQFFCGCLITSQLVGCHGLGTDTDLHYLGDKELQYYEDVATKIEYPAVYEETPEEITFSGKPRTLTDRSQDEIWDLPLMDAIHLGLANSEVIRVSGTLGTNGNALLNNPDGTPSIYDPSIQETNVLLGGSRGVEAALSAFDTTFTANMLWGRSEQVQNSPFFGGIPGGTLTQETGQFQSGLSKTFANGGQFALSHNWNYTGSNATSQLFPSTYAGNAGLSYRQPFLAGAGVDYTRIAGPIGSGFTGITGVSQGVVIARINNDLVLADFERNVRNLISDIEESYWQLYLAYRLYDTQVVARNSALRSWREAHAKLEAGGTRNFKPADEAQAKDRLFETQSLVQSTRSDIYTAESRFRRLVGLPVNDGKIIRPIDDPIAAEFTPDWSMCLTEALVHRVELRKQKWNIKSLEFQRMAATSLTKPRLDLVSSYQVNGFGDRLLSQKNTDGVTSQGLHSAYGTLMDNDQDSWTVGWEFSMPLGFRSAHAQVENLEFRLSKARAVLKAQEMDVSQELAITFQDLTKNYATAQSNFNRWRAARRRVELFDAEVQAGTTTLDTLLRAQSSLAAAETEYYRSLVAYNVAIKNLHKWKGTLLQHNNVHLMEGEWSPVAYQQAVRRAWARTHGVDAHKLRSKPEPFVSDGYIGEVGVMPAAEGQSFSSGQEGMTPDILPVPEPGMTPEYAPPAPATSGEPEARLQLNEDTQSRNPFVQSDIENAVKIALESEPPAPQPRIKQVSSTQQELPIADTEKNLEVEFMPATSFVE, encoded by the coding sequence ATGAACCTTCGCCAGAAGTTACACCAGTTTTTCTGTGGATGCCTGATTACCAGTCAGCTTGTTGGCTGTCACGGTCTGGGTACCGATACCGATCTTCATTATCTCGGGGACAAAGAGCTCCAGTATTATGAGGATGTCGCCACTAAAATTGAATACCCGGCGGTCTATGAAGAGACACCGGAAGAGATCACATTTTCAGGGAAACCACGGACGCTGACGGATCGTTCGCAGGATGAAATCTGGGATTTACCCCTGATGGACGCAATTCATCTGGGGCTGGCCAACAGTGAGGTCATCCGTGTTTCCGGTACGCTGGGAACCAACGGCAACGCACTGTTAAATAATCCGGATGGCACCCCTTCGATTTATGACCCTTCCATCCAGGAAACCAACGTGCTGTTGGGTGGATCGCGTGGTGTCGAGGCGGCATTGTCGGCATTTGATACTACATTTACTGCGAACATGCTCTGGGGCCGCTCCGAACAGGTGCAGAACAGCCCGTTCTTTGGTGGTATTCCCGGCGGTACACTCACACAGGAAACCGGACAATTTCAGTCTGGTCTGTCCAAAACATTCGCGAACGGCGGCCAGTTTGCCCTGTCTCATAACTGGAACTACACAGGCAGTAACGCCACCAGCCAGCTGTTTCCTTCTACCTATGCCGGAAACGCGGGACTCTCTTATCGCCAACCGTTCCTGGCAGGAGCCGGCGTTGATTACACCCGCATTGCCGGTCCGATTGGTTCCGGATTCACCGGAATTACCGGGGTCAGCCAGGGGGTCGTGATTGCCCGCATCAACAATGACCTGGTACTGGCAGATTTCGAGCGAAACGTACGGAACCTCATTTCTGATATTGAAGAAAGTTACTGGCAACTTTACCTGGCATACCGCCTGTATGATACACAGGTGGTCGCCCGGAACTCTGCACTTCGCAGCTGGCGGGAAGCCCATGCAAAACTGGAAGCCGGCGGTACCAGAAACTTCAAACCCGCTGATGAGGCACAGGCGAAAGACCGTCTGTTTGAAACACAGTCACTGGTTCAGTCAACTCGCAGCGATATCTACACAGCAGAGAGCCGCTTTCGACGGCTGGTTGGTCTGCCGGTGAATGATGGAAAAATCATTCGACCGATCGATGACCCGATTGCAGCAGAATTCACTCCTGACTGGAGTATGTGTCTGACTGAAGCCCTCGTACATCGCGTCGAATTACGTAAACAGAAATGGAACATTAAAAGTCTGGAATTCCAGAGAATGGCTGCCACCAGTCTGACCAAGCCACGGTTGGACCTGGTTTCCAGCTACCAGGTGAATGGCTTCGGCGATCGTCTGTTGAGCCAGAAAAACACCGATGGCGTCACTTCACAGGGTCTGCATAGTGCTTATGGAACCCTGATGGATAATGACCAGGACAGCTGGACTGTTGGCTGGGAATTCAGTATGCCCCTTGGTTTCCGCTCGGCACATGCCCAGGTGGAAAACCTCGAATTCCGCCTCTCGAAAGCACGAGCCGTGCTCAAAGCACAGGAAATGGATGTCAGCCAGGAACTGGCGATCACCTTTCAGGACCTGACCAAAAACTATGCGACGGCACAGTCCAACTTTAACCGCTGGCGTGCGGCCCGCAGACGTGTGGAACTGTTTGACGCCGAAGTTCAGGCAGGAACGACAACACTCGATACACTGTTACGTGCCCAGTCCTCACTGGCTGCCGCCGAAACCGAATACTACCGCTCACTGGTGGCCTACAACGTGGCGATCAAGAACCTCCACAAATGGAAAGGCACACTGCTGCAACATAACAATGTGCATCTCATGGAAGGTGAATGGTCTCCGGTTGCCTATCAACAGGCTGTGCGACGTGCCTGGGCCAGAACACACGGAGTCGACGCTCATAAACTGCGAAGCAAACCGGAACCATTTGTTTCGGATGGCTACATCGGAGAAGTGGGTGTCATGCCTGCAGCCGAAGGTCAATCGTTCTCCTCAGGACAGGAAGGGATGACACCGGATATCCTGCCAGTTCCGGAACCGGGAATGACCCCGGAATATGCTCCCCCGGCACCTGCCACGTCAGGCGAACCGGAAGCACGTCTGCAACTCAACGAAGATACTCAAAGTCGAAACCCGTTTGTCCAGTCCGACATCGAGAACGCGGTGAAAATCGCGCTCGAGTCGGAACCACCGGCGCCTCAGCCCAGGATTAAACAGGTTTCTTCCACACAGCAAGAGCTGCCGATTGCTGACACTGAGAAAAACCTTGAGGTTGAGTTCATGCCCGCCACCAGTTTTGTAGAGTGA
- a CDS encoding helix-turn-helix transcriptional regulator, whose translation MVAGRIPRLLRLIALLQSGRVYNSAQLASECEVSRRTVFRDLKTLQESGIYVLYDDEKQGYQLPWRTIVPFKDLTFEEVLALFVLSQDLDKTIVGLPLDGIAHTASAKILSSLPDALREQVIEAAQSISIWLTPCNPSLRNELHYKTILKAVTSKQNVRIQYVCPNEQKTASTMLSPYHMLYSNRQWYVVGRSSVDRGIKVFPIQKMIKSELLDEKFKKPSRFKLDRYLDHSWDPVRQSSRTVSVKIRFESQAAQTVSQIIWDKSQEIRKLKGGAIEFRARVGDLEQMTDWLLSFGNQAEVISPPSLRKLIKTRISEMSQIYSKKSSRN comes from the coding sequence ATGGTGGCTGGACGAATTCCTCGTCTTCTAAGACTGATTGCGCTGTTACAGTCGGGACGTGTTTACAACTCTGCACAACTTGCCAGCGAATGTGAAGTCAGTCGCAGGACCGTCTTTCGCGACCTGAAAACGCTTCAGGAATCGGGGATCTACGTTCTGTACGATGATGAGAAACAGGGATATCAGCTTCCCTGGAGAACCATTGTCCCGTTTAAAGACCTCACCTTCGAAGAAGTCCTTGCCCTGTTTGTGCTCAGCCAGGATCTCGACAAAACCATCGTGGGGTTGCCACTGGATGGCATTGCACATACCGCGTCCGCCAAAATTCTCAGCAGTTTACCCGACGCATTGCGCGAGCAAGTGATTGAAGCGGCTCAGTCCATATCTATCTGGCTCACACCCTGCAATCCGTCGCTGCGGAACGAATTGCACTATAAAACCATTCTGAAAGCAGTCACATCAAAACAAAACGTGCGGATTCAATATGTCTGCCCGAACGAGCAAAAAACAGCCTCTACCATGCTGAGCCCGTACCATATGCTCTATTCGAATCGCCAGTGGTATGTAGTAGGACGCTCCTCCGTCGATCGGGGGATCAAAGTATTTCCGATTCAGAAAATGATCAAATCTGAACTGCTCGACGAAAAATTCAAAAAACCCTCCCGCTTTAAGCTCGACCGCTATCTCGACCATTCCTGGGATCCTGTGCGGCAGTCATCCAGAACCGTTTCTGTGAAAATTCGCTTTGAAAGCCAGGCTGCTCAGACTGTCTCACAGATCATCTGGGACAAGTCACAGGAAATCCGTAAGCTCAAAGGGGGTGCCATCGAATTCCGGGCACGCGTTGGTGACCTGGAACAGATGACTGACTGGCTGCTGAGTTTCGGGAACCAGGCGGAAGTGATCTCCCCCCCCTCACTGCGAAAACTGATCAAAACCCGTATTTCTGAAATGTCACAGATTTACAGTAAGAAATCGAGCCGGAACTGA